The window CTACTTCATCCCTTAACTAAATGGCATTTGTATGCCGATTTTGAAAACGGAAAATCAGTAGGCGGTAAAATAGACCAGCTGAAGATATTTTTGTTGCTGGCCTTTTGCATATTATTAATTGCCTGTATAAATTTTATGAATTTATCAACTGCCCGATCAGAGCGCAGGGCTAAAGAAGTTGGTGTTCGGAAAGCAATCGGATCCACACGTAGATCTTTAATAAGTCAGTTTTTTTTAGAATCGCTGCTAATCACATTTATTGCTACAGTGTTTGCATTTATTTTGGTTGAAGTTAGTTTGCCCTATTTCAATAATATACTAAATATCAAACTCACAATTGATTACCACAATAGTTTATTTTGGCTAATCTTAGTGGCATTAATGATTTTTACCGGATTCGTAGCAGGTAGTTATCCGGCATTATATTTATCATCTTTCGAGCCGGTTAAAGTATTAAAGGGCTTTAGCTTGAAAACAGATTCATCCGTATCGATCAGGAAAATTTTGGTGGTAGGGCAATTTGTTTTTGCCGCCTGTTTAATTGTTTGTACGATGGTGATTTACCAGCAGTTAAATTATATTAAAAATAAGCCCATCGGATATAATCAATCCAACTTAATTCAGATAGCCGTTGATGGAAAATTGCGTGATCAGCAAAAACTCGAATTGCTTAAAACGCAATTAATAAAATCGGGTGCAGCCAGTAATGTAACTTTTTTCAGCTCAGACTTTACGGAAGGAGGGAACAATACTACAAATATTGAATGGGAAGGAAAGAATCCGAAAGAATTGATTTCATTTAACCATAGGGGCATTGGATACGATTTTGTTGAAACAATCGGCACAGAAATAATTAGTGGAAGAGAGTTTTCTGCAAAATTTCCGAACGATACAAGTAGCGTTATGCTTAACGAAGCTGCCGTTAAAATGATGAATCTAAAAAATCCCATTGGTGCCACAATTAAATTTTGGGGTACCAGGTTAACCAATGTTGGTGTGGTAAAAGATTTTGTTGTAGAAAGCGCTTATCAAAAAGTAGCACCCATGATTTTCTATTTAAATACGAAAGATAATGCATCAATGATTATTGCCCGTTTAAACCCCAATCAGAATATCAGTTCTTCATTGGAGAAAATAGATGAGTTGGTTAAAGAAATGGAACCCAATTATCCTGTTAACCGAAAATTCGTGAACGAGTCTTTTGAGGTGAAATTTCAGGACGAAAAACTTTTGGGCACGCTTTCTAACTGGTTCGGAGGTTTTGCAATATTCATTTCGTGCTTAGGATTACTTGGTCTTGCACTCTTTATGGCCGAGCAACGCAAAAAAGAAATCAGTATCCGCAAGGTATTGGGGGCCAGTACAACCAATATCCTCACTTTACTGAATAAAGATTTTATTAAACTGGTGGCTATTGCCAATATCATTGCATTTCCGCTGGCTTACATCATTATCAATAAATGGTTATCCGCTTTCGAATATCGGGTTTCGATTTCACCATTGCCCTTTATTGTTGCGATTACACTATCGGTGCTGATTGCCATTTTAACCGTAAGTATCCAGTCGGTAAAAGTAGCCAAGGCTAACCCGGTTGATGCTTTAAAATATGAATAAAGCTGAAAGCAAAAAGACCAAAGACTAAAGTGAGCCACCACGGTCTTGATACTAAATACTTTTATCCTGATACTAAGAGACTGAAAAATGTTCAAATTAAACCTAAAAATAGCCTTACGTAACCTTTGGAGAAACAAGGGCTTCACGCTGATTAATTTGGGCGGATTAGCCATTGGTTTGGCAAGTTGTATGATTTTGCTATTGTATGTAGCCTACGAATATGGCTACGATAAACAGTTTACCGATTACGACAAAACTTATGTATTGTATAATAATCAGAAAACAGCTACAGAAACCTTCAGTTTTATGGCTTTTCCCGGGAAGTTGAAAGATGAAATCAGCGAGAAAGTACCTGGTGTTGCGCAGGTTAGTCGCCTGTCTTACCCAGAAGAAACGCTCCTGTCATACAACCAGAACAACTTTAAAAAGAGTGCAGTTTTTGGCGATCCCGGTTTTCTCAGGATGTTCGATTATAAGGTTTTAAAAGGGAATAAAAATACCTTTTTACAAAGCACTGATGGTGTGATTTTATCAGAAACCCTGGCTAAAAATCTTTTTGGTAATGAAGATCCTCTAAACAAAACAGTAAAGCTTGATAATAAAGAGAATTTAAGGGTAGAAGGAGTTATAGCAGACCGCCCTAAAAATTCGACTCTAGGGATTGATTATATCATGTCGTGGAAACTGTACGATAAGCTAAATCCGTGGACCCAAACCAGTGGCTGGGGTAATAACTACTGTATGATGTTTGTTCAACTGCAGGACAATGCGACTTTTGACCGGGTTAACAATCAGCTAAAAGGCATGATTAAGGCACATGATAAGGAGGCTACAGGCGAGCCCTTTATGCACCCGCTTTCCAAATGGCATCTGTACGATAAATTTGAGAACGGCAAAAATGTTGGTGGAAGAATAGACCAGTTGCGGATATTTTTTCTTTTAGCCTTTTGCATCCTCCTTATTGCATGTGTTAATTTCATGAACCTTTCTACAGCCAAATCCGAAAAAAGAGCACGCGAAGTTGGAGTACGAAAAGCCATCGGTTCATCACGTAATAACCTAGTAGGTCAGTTCATGTTCGAATCCGTTTTGCTTACCACGCTGAGTATGATGGTCGCTTTTGTATTGATCGAAGTTAGTTTGCCTTATTTTAACAACCTGTTAGGCATCACGCTAGGGATCGATTACAGCGATTATAAATTCTGGTCAGTATTTTTAGGTTTAACATTGCTAACCGCCATCATAGCAGGAAGCTACCCTGCATTTTACCTTTCTTCTTTCGATCCGGTTAAAGTGCTCAAAGGATTTAAACTCTCGGGCGGTTCATCTTTATCCATCCGTAAATTTCTGGTGGTTTTCCAGTTTGTGTTTGCGGCCTGTATAATCGTTTGTACCGCGGTAATTTATCAGCAGTTAAACTACATTAAAAATAAGCCAATAGGATATAACCGGACAAATTTAGTGCAAATTCCTACCGAAGGTGAGTTTGCAAAGCCCGAAAAACGTAAAATACTGCGAGATGAATTAATGAAAGCAGGCGCCATAACTGCTTTTACAGAGTATAGCCAATCTCTAACTGCCGGTGGCAACAATACCTATGGCATAAGCTGGCCTGGTAAAAACGCTAAAGACAAAGTACTAGTAAATTTTAGGTTTACCAATCTCGATCTGACCAAAACCACTGGAATGGAAATTTTGCAGGGAAGGGATTTTTCAAAAGAGTTTGTCGATACTGCCAATGTCCTGGTTAATGAGGCACTGGTTAAGGTAATGGGCATGAAAGATCCGGTTGGTAAAATGATTAGCTGGGACCAGCCAATCAGGATTATCGGAGTATTGAAAGATTATGTAATGGAATCGCCTTATCAGAAAGCTGCGCCATTGCTTATTGCGCAGAATCCTGATCGCGCTACCACCATCATTATGCGTTTAAACGATAAAAATAACATTACAACATCGGTTAATCAGATTAGCGAAGCCATTAAAAAATTAAATCCATCTTATCCGGCTGAGGTTAAGTTTGTGGACGAAAATTTTAAGGCAAAATTTAGAAACGAACAGCTATTGGGCACACTTTCTAACTGGTTTGGTGGTTTTGCAATATTTATTTCTTGCTTAGGATTACTTGGTCTTGCACTATTTATGGCCGAGCAGCGCAAAAAAGAAATTAGTATACGCAAGGTATTGGGAGCCAGTACAGCCAATATCCTCACTTTACTGAATAAAGATTTTATTAAACTGGTGGCCATTGCCAATATCATTGCATTTCCGCTGGCTTATATCATTATCAATAAATGGCTTTCCGCTTATGAGTACAGAATTAATGTTTCTGCTTTGCCTTTTATTGCTGCCATTACCTTGTCGGTGCTGATTGCCATTTTAACAGTAAGTATCCAGTCGGTAAAAGTAGCCAAGGCTAACCCGGTTGATGCTTTAAAATACGAGTAAAGCTGAAAACAAAAAGACCAAAGACTAAAGTGAGCCACTGCGGTCTTGATACTAAATACTTTTATCCTGATACTAAAAACTAAAAAATGTTCAAATTAAACCTAAAAATAGCCCTGCGTAACCTTTGGAGAAACAAGGGGATTACTGCCATTAATGTTGGTGGTTTGGCCATTGCTTTAGCTGCGTTTATTTTAGTAATGCTGTATTTTACTTACGAAACCAGTTTCGATAAGTCTAATCCGAACTATAAAAATATTTATGTTGTTGGGCGGATATACCCCGATTTTAAGACCAATTATACCCCGCCACCATTAGCAAAGGCAATTAAACAACACTTCCCCGAAGTTGAAAAGGCAGGTATCACCAAAGGTAGCTTTTTTGAACTTGTGCTTAAAAACGGCAAAAACACCATTTTTACCAATAATTTCATGCAGGCCGATTATGCTGCTGCCGAAATACTAGATTTAAAACCAACTGGTGGACTGGAAAGACCTGCGGGTAATGAAGAACGTGTTTCCTATTTAAGCAAGGAAAGTATGAAAACACTTTTCCCAAATAAAACAGATAATAAGCCTGAAATGGTGATCGTGGGAAGCAGTGTTATGGGGATAACCAGTAAGATTAATGGCTCAATTGTAAATAACACCCATTCAAATGTAACTTTCGATGGTATTTCAATTGGGAACGAGATAGGGCAGGGCGAAAATTATGGCCATAACAATTACACCACCTACATACAGGTTAAACCTGGAACTGATGTTGCCAATTTAACAGAAAAGATAACCAGCTTATATCGGGCAGAGTTACTGAAAGAAGAAACGGATCGGGAAACGATTGATAAAATAAAAGGAATCTCTACGTTTTTAGATCCCTTATCAAACCAGCATTTAAAACCTAAAGCAGGTAACGATGCACCTTATAAAATACTGATTGCACTTTCGGTTTTAGGAGTTCTGATTTTGGTAATTGCCAGTGTTAATTTTACTAACCTAAGTATTGCGCAGGCCACCAAACGGGCAAAAGAAGTTGGTGTTAAAAAAGTAATGGGGGCATATCGTTTCCAGTTAACTACACAATTTCTGGTCGAGATTTTAATGCAATGCTTTGCTGCTACCATATTGGCCTTAATTTTGGCTGAGCTTGCTTTGCCGGGCTTTAACAACCTGTTTCTTTTAAAGCTTTCTATCTGGCATGTAGATAATGGTTTGCTTTGGCAACTGCCTTTAATTTTACTTTTAATCACATTGATTGCAGGCATTTACCCGGCAATGGTTTTATCGGGTTTTAAGCCTGCACTGGTTTTAAAAGGCAATTTTTCTACCAGCAAGCAAAGCTATTGGTTACGCAATGGTTTACTGGTTTTTCAATTTAGCATTGCTGTTATTTTTATTATTGGCTTGTTCATTATCAATGCCCAGCTAAAATACATGCGTAGTCAGGATTTGGGTTTTAAAGCCGAACAGGTGGTTTACATTAAAAATATTAATTTGTTTAACAACCCGGCCAAATTTGAGCCAGTAAGAGAACGCATGTTAAAAATACCTGGTATAAAATCGGCAACAGTAGCAACCGGAATTCCGAATGGCGCAGCCAACGGAACCAATACCTATACCTCAAATGGGGTACAAGCCAGTATTGATTACCTGGATGTAGATTTCGATTACTTCGAAACCTTGGATATCAAGTTAAAAGAAGGTCGGTTTTTCTCCAAATCCTTTAAAACCGATACAGCAAATTCGGCCGTAATTAACGAGAGTGCTGCCGCCAAATACGGATTAACCAATCCGATTGGCCAAACCATAAGCGGTTGCCATACCGATTATAAAATAGTTGGGGTAATTAAAGATTTTAAGGCCCAGGGTTTCGAAAATGCCACCCAGCCAACCATTTACGCCATTAAAGATCCTTGCGGAAATGCGAAGATGGAAATCATGCTTAAAATTGAAGAGAATAAAATGGCGAGCGCATTGGCAGCATTAAAAGCACAATGGCCGGAAATTAACAAACTGGATGGAGAAGATTTTCGCTATGCGTTTTTAGATGAGCTTTACGGTAAACTCTTTAAAAAACAAGAACAGCTGCAGTCTGTCTTCTTCGCCGCTGCGGTGCTTACCATTTTTATCGCTTTGCTGGGTTTATATGCTTTTGCCAAATACATTACCAATGGCCGTTTAAAAGAAATTGCCGTGCGTAAAATATTGGGTGCAACCGATGTGCAGTTGCTCAAACTAATCAATAGTTCATTTTTTATCCTGGTGGTTATTGCCAACGTTATTTCATGGCCAATTGCCTACGTTATTACCAATATGTGGCTCAAAACCTTTGCATACCGGATCGATTTTCCTGTTTTGCCCTTTGTAACCACCACATTGATTACCATTTTATTAACCATTATAACCGTAAGCATACAGGCTAAAAAGGCAGTTAATGCCAACCCGGTTGATGCTTTGAAATACGAATAAACCAATTGGCAGTTTTCAGTTGGCAATTTAACAATTAACCAGTTTAACAATTAATACAGTTAACCCTACGATGTTCAAATTAAACTTAAAAATCGCATTACGGAACCTGTGGAAGAACAAAACCTCTTCTTTCATTAATGTAATTGGTTTGGCCATTGGCCTGGCTGCCTGTTTAATGTTGTTGCTTTATGTAACCTACGAATGGAATTTTGATAAGCAAGCTAAAAAATCGGCCCAGGTTTATACCACCATGACCAACATTGAGAGCGACAATAAGAAAATTTCGGGCACTTTTGAAGGTTCAGTTACCGCATTTGGACCGGCAATAAAAGCAGCTTTGCCTGAGGTAATGTATACTGCCCGTATGGATTATGGCAAAGAAAATCTGATTGCAAATGGTACGAACGCATTTAAACGGAAATCAAAATTTGCCGAGCCCGATATCCTGAAAATGTACGATTATAAATTTACCAGCGGGGATGCTAAAACAGCTTTGAGTAGTCCAAATTCAATTGTGTTAACCGAATCTACAGCTAAACTTTTATTCGGTAATACCGATGTTTTGAATAAAGTGGTACGGTTTAAAGATAAGTACGACCTGAATATTACTGCTGTGATTAACGATCTGGCAGAAAACAGTTCGAATAAGTTCGATTATTTAATGCCTTGGTCGTTTTACGAATCGATAGATGAAAGCGCAAAATCGGTTAATTGGGGGAATTACAGTTACATCACGTTGGTAATGTTAAAGGAAAATGCCGACTTAACTGCTGTAAACAAAAAAATCATGGGGTAATTAAAACAAATACCCAGGATGATTTCCAAATACAGGCATTATTCCCTTTAAGTAAACTACACCTCTACGGAAAATTCGAAGATGGAAAAAGCACTGGCGGAGCTATTGAACAGATATATCTTTTTATTGGCCTGGCCTTTGGCATCCTTTTAATTGCCTGTATCAACTTCATGAACATGGCCACGGCCAAATCAGAAAAAAGGGCCAAAGAAGTAGGAATAAAGAAAACCATTGGCGCAAACCGCAGTTCGTTAATTCTCCAGTTTTTAACAGAATCGATGGTGCTAACATTTATTGCGGTAGTTATTGCCATCGCCCTGCTCGAAATCTGCCTGCCGGCCTTTAATCATTTACTCAATATTAACCTGGGCATATCTTATTTCAATGTAAGCAGTTGGATAGGAATTTTGGCCATTGTATTTGCTACAGGCTTAATTGCAGGAAGTTATCCGGCATTTTATCTTTCTTCCTTTAATCCGGTTCAAACCCTTAAAAGAAAAATAGGTGCAAAAGGATTGTGGTCGGTTAGTTTGAGGCAGGTACTCGTTGTAGGGCAGTTTTGTTTTGCCATTATTCTGATCATTTCAACCCTTGTTATTTACCGTCAGATTCAGTTCATTAAAAACAGGCCGGTTGGTTTCGATATCAATGCTTTAGTCGAAATTCCGCAGGATGGCGAGTTGAAAGGGAAGTACGAACTGTTAAAAAGCGAATTACTTAAATCAGGCGCTGTTTCTGCCATGTTCCAGTCGTCGGTAAGTTTATCGCACCATGGCTCCAACTTCATGGATATGGCCTGGGAAGGAATGACTAAACCAACCAACACTGTATTATTTAATCAGGTAGCTACCACATACGATTTCATCAAAACCAATGGAATTAAGCTAACCGATGGACGTGATTTTTCAAAGCAATTCGCTTCCGATTCAGTAGGCGTATTAGTAAGTGCTTCGGCAGTAAAGGTTTTTGGTTATAAAAATCCGGTAGGTAGAACTGTAAGTGCTTTTGGCGATAAATACCACATCATTGGTGTGTTTGACGATTACGTTTGGGACTCACCTTATAAATCGAACAATCCGATGCTTGTATTTTTCGACCCACGCAGAACCGGATACATTACCATGCGTTTAAACGAAGAAAACGGCTTGCAGCGCAACATCGAAACAATAAGCAAAGTTACCCAGGCATTAAATCCGGCTTTTCCGGTCGAAATAAATTTCCTAAACACTTTGTACCTGGATAAATATAAAACCGAAAAAACACTGGGAGTACTATCTAACCTCTTTGGTGGCCTGGCTATTTTCGTTTCCTGCTTGGGTTTATTTGGGTTAGTTGCCTACAGCGCTGAACAACGTACCAAGGAATTTGGTGTACGGAAGGTTTTGGGTGCATCGGTTGCCAATTTAATGCAGTTGCTATCGCTTTCTTTCCTTAAAATGATTGCCGTAGCCATTGTAATTGCTATACCAGTAAGTTATTATGCCATGGGCAGGTGGCTTATAAAGTTCGAATTTCATACCGATATCAGCTGGTGGATTATGCTTGTGGCAGCTATGGGTACCTTATTGATAGCCTTAATTACGGTGAGCTTTCAGGCCTATAAAACTGCGAAGGCTAACCCGGTAGATGCTTTGAAATACGAATAAACCAATTGACAGTTTTCAACTGGCAATTCACAATTAACCAGTTTAACAATTTATACAGTTAACCCTACGATGTTCAAATTAAATCTAAAAATCGCATTGCGCAACCTGTGGAAACACAAAGGCTTTACGTTAATTAATGTAGGTGGCCTGGCCATCGGCATGGCTTGCTGTTTAATGTTGTTGCTGTATGTAAATTACGAGTGGAGTTTCGACAAGCAATATAAAAATGCAGATAAAGTGTATTTTGCCGCATTAAACCTGAAATTTAACGGTAAACTGGCTACTACAATGGCCGTACCGAATAAGTTGGCTAATGCAGCCGCAACAGAATTGCCAGGTATTAAAAACGCAGCACGTATTTCTATGCCCGGTGGCTCCAGGCTTTACAGTCACGATCAGAACCATTTTAAGCTGGAAGCACTGAGTGTAGATCCAGCTTTTCTGAAAATCCTCGATCAGAAATTTATTTACGGCGATCCCGAAACAGCATTGGCCGAACCCCATAATGTGCTAATCAATGCCTCTACTGCTAAAAAGTTATTTGGCGATCAAAATCCACTTGGCCAAAGCATTACTTACGACAATAAGATAAGTTTGAAGGTGAGTGCAGTGATTGAAGATCTGCCTAAGAACCAAAGTATTCAATTTGATATTTTACAGCCATGGGCATTTCTAGAACAGGAAAACCCAGCAGAGAAAGAATATGGTTGGGGCGCTATTACCTGCTTAACTATATTCCAGCTGAAAGATAATGCCAATTTAGAAGCTACGAATACAGCCATTAAAAATTTTGTGGTAAACAAAGAACCTAACCTGAAGGAAATGACCTACCAGATTTTTCTTTTTCCACTGGCTAAACTCCATCTGTACGATAAATTTGATAATGGAGAATCGACTGGCGGTAAAATAGATCAGCTAAAATTATTCGTTTTTCTAGCCATTTGCGTGTTGCTTATTGCCTGTATCAATTACATGAACCTTTCTACCGCTAAATCTGAAAAACGGGCGAGGGAAGTAGGGGTACGTAAGGCTTTAGGCTCTACCCGCAATACCATCATGGGACAGTTTATGATCGAGTCGCTTTTGTTATCGGTTCTGGCCATGGCCATTGCTTTTATTACGCTCGAGGTTTCTTTGCCTTATTTCAATAACCTGCTTGATATTTCGATTAAGATCGACTACAGTTCATATCAGTTTTGTGGATTGTTACTTTCGATGGTATTGATTACCGGCTTACTTGCCGGAAGTTACCCTGCTTTCTATCTTTCCTCTTTTATTCCTGTCAAAGTACTTAAAGGTTTTAAAGGCTCCACCGGTTCACTTTCTATCCGCAAAACATTGGTGGTGGTGCAGTTTAGCCTTTCTATTTGTATGATTATTTCGGCCATTGTAATTTACAGCCAAATTCAGCACCTTAAAAATAAACCACTGGGCTTCGATCAAACTGCGCTTGCTCAGATTGATCTGGAAGGCGAGTGGGCCAAGCCGGAGAAGCTCGCACTGTTTAAAAATGAATTGCAAAAAGCAGGAGCTATTACCTCGGCTACAGAATATGCTGGCTCATTTACCAGCGGCGGCTCTATTACGGGCGATATTTCATGGCCCGGAAAGCCTAAAAATGATGTTTCGATTATTAATTATAGAAGCACTGGTTTCGAATTCGCCAAAACTACCGGTGTAAAAATCGTAGCGGGAAGAGATTTTGATCCTAAATTTTCTGCCGATACTGCCACCTCACTTTTACTTAATCAAACCGCTGTTAAAACCATGGGATTAAAGAATCCGGTTGGCACTGTGATTCATTGGGGCGATAATCCACCGCTTAAAGTAGTAGGCGTAGTGCAGGATTATTCAAATGAATCTCTTGCTTCCAAAATACAGCCAACAGTTTATTATTATAACATCAAGACCAGCAAGGTTTTATTGCTTAAACTAAACCCTACGCAATCGTTAGGTACTTCTGTTGAAGCGATAAAATCGGTTAGCAGCCGTTTAAATCCTGCTTATCCGGTTGAAGTAAAAATGGTTAGTCAGGGGATGGCCGAAAAACTCCGTAGCGAAAGGTTGCTCAGCGTACTTTCTAACCTGTTTGGCGGCTTTGCCATTTTTATTTCATGCCTTGGCTTGCTTGGCCTGGCCTTGTACACTGCCGAACAGCGGAGCAAAGAAATCAGTATCCGTAAAGTTTTAGGAGCTAATCTTTCTGACATTCTGATCCTGTTAAACAAAGATTTTATGAAACTGGTGGTAATAGCCAATCTGATTGCCATTCCGGTGGCTTATATCCTTGTGGCTAAATGGCTGGAGAAATACGATTATAAAATTTCGATCAATCCATGGCCCTTTTTGCTGGCGCTTTTAACCTCGGTACTCATTGCCCTGATAACAGTAAGCATGCAGACTTTTAAAGTTGCCAAAGCCAATGCCGTTGATGCACTAAAATACGAATAAGGATAAAGGTAGAGGAAAGGAAGGTAGGCGGCTCTAATGTCCAATCCTGTCTCCCAATCTTTAATCTTAAAATATGTTGAATTAAACTTTAAATTATAAATAATGGTGGGTAAGTTGATAATAGGTAAGCATAAGGGTTAAACGCCCAGTCCTTCAACCTTCTGGCCTTCCAACCTTCAACCTTAAAACAATGTTCAAACTTAACCTAAAAATAGCCTGGCGCAACCTCTGGAAAAACAAAGGTTATACGCTCATTAATATTCTTGGTCTTTCTATCGGGATGGCAAGCTGTATTTTGATCTTTATTTTTATTCGTTATCAGATGAGTTTTGATGAGGGTTTTAAAAATGAGGACAGAATTTATCGGGTAGTTTCGACCTGGGATTATGCCGATGGAAACCAGTTTTCTTCGCAAGGTGTTCCTTTGCCGCTTACTCCTGCCATGCGCAATGATTTTTCACCTTACATGGAGAAAATTTCGGCGATAGAAAATGGCTCAGGATTAATTAAAATTACAGATAACAACGGGAAGGAAAAGCTAAAAGCAATAGAAAATGTATTCTATGTGGAACCCGATTTTTTTGAAATTTTCAGCTACAGCTGGCTTTCAGGTAATTTTAATTCATTGGCTAATCCCGGCAATGCAGTGTTATCTAAAGAGATGGCTACAAAGTTTTTTGGCGATTGGCAAAATGCTTTAGGTAAAAGTTTAAGTTTTGATGGAAGTATAAATTATACGGTTAGTGGGGTAATTGATGATGTTGCAGAGAATAACTCAGTTCCGCTAAAGATTATGCTCTCTTATAAATCATTCAAAAATAGAAATTTAACCAACTGGGGTTCGGTTGGATCTAATTCTGAGAGTTACTTTAAACTGAAACCAAATATTAAGATCGATGCGCTTTCAGAACCTTTAAAAGCTTTTATTAAAAAGTATTATGTAGAAAAGGCACCAGGCAAAGAAGGACATTTGTTTCAGCCCTTAAACGATATCCATTACAATCCTAAGTATGGGAATTTTTCGGGCAGAATTATGCCGAAGAAACAACTTTATGGCCTGGCTGTAATCGGGTTTTTCCTCATCATCACGGCATCAATAAACTTTATCAATCTGGCAACAGCACAGGCAGTAAGCCGTTCAAAAGAAGTAGGCGTACGCAAGGTAATGGGCAGTCAGAGAAGCCAGCTTGTTGTACAGTTTTTAACCGAAACGTTAACCATAGTAGTTATTTCATTGCTAATTGGTTGTGTGCTAACCGAAATTGCTTTGCCCGGAATGCAGCGCCTTTTTAACTCAAAAATCTCTTTCAGCATTTTTCAGCATCCCATTATTCTGGTTTTCATGTTAGGGCTGGTTGTTTTTGTGAGTTTCCTTGCCGGATTTTATCCTGCCGTTGTCATGTCTCGTTTTAACCCGGCGCTGGCCATCAAAAATAAAATCGCAGCCAATACAGGTGGACTGGGTTTAAGGAAAATTTTGGTTGTTGTGCAGTTTGCACTAACGGTTACCTTAATTATAGGTACGTTGGTTATCCTTAGCCAAATGAAGTACATCAGGGAGCAGCCGCTTGGTTTTAATCCAACGGCCATTGCCATGGTCGATTTGCCTAACGACAGCCTGACTACACCACGCTTTTCCAGTTTCAAAGCACGGTTAAAGCAGGTTCCGGGTGTCCAGGAAGTAAGTTTTTGCCGTACA is drawn from Pedobacter sp. HDW13 and contains these coding sequences:
- a CDS encoding ABC transporter permease — encoded protein: MFKLNLKIALRNLWKNKGFSLINIGGLAIGLASCLILLLYVAYEWSYDKQFTNNEKTYVVYQSVVANGKTFSWSWTPNVMAGELQEKLPGVKYASHSTYPQTNLITAGEKKISSRVVYADPNFLKILDYKFIKGNSARALKDINTIILTKSYAEKLFGNEDPVNKTVKLENEDVLKVEAVIDDVPANSSINFECIMPWELFEKRETWAKEANWGNNMCLTLVQLKDNNAFTEANADIKDIYKRHNKEIVSVALLHPLTKWHLYADFENGKSVGGKIDQLKIFLLLAFCILLIACINFMNLSTARSERRAKEVGVRKAIGSTRRSLISQFFLESLLITFIATVFAFILVEVSLPYFNNILNIKLTIDYHNSLFWLILVALMIFTGFVAGSYPALYLSSFEPVKVLKGFSLKTDSSVSIRKILVVGQFVFAACLIVCTMVIYQQLNYIKNKPIGYNQSNLIQIAVDGKLRDQQKLELLKTQLIKSGAASNVTFFSSDFTEGGNNTTNIEWEGKNPKELISFNHRGIGYDFVETIGTEIISGREFSAKFPNDTSSVMLNEAAVKMMNLKNPIGATIKFWGTRLTNVGVVKDFVVESAYQKVAPMIFYLNTKDNASMIIARLNPNQNISSSLEKIDELVKEMEPNYPVNRKFVNESFEVKFQDEKLLGTLSNWFGGFAIFISCLGLLGLALFMAEQRKKEISIRKVLGASTTNILTLLNKDFIKLVAIANIIAFPLAYIIINKWLSAFEYRVSISPLPFIVAITLSVLIAILTVSIQSVKVAKANPVDALKYE
- a CDS encoding ABC transporter permease, with product MFKLNLKIALRNLWRNKGFTLINLGGLAIGLASCMILLLYVAYEYGYDKQFTDYDKTYVLYNNQKTATETFSFMAFPGKLKDEISEKVPGVAQVSRLSYPEETLLSYNQNNFKKSAVFGDPGFLRMFDYKVLKGNKNTFLQSTDGVILSETLAKNLFGNEDPLNKTVKLDNKENLRVEGVIADRPKNSTLGIDYIMSWKLYDKLNPWTQTSGWGNNYCMMFVQLQDNATFDRVNNQLKGMIKAHDKEATGEPFMHPLSKWHLYDKFENGKNVGGRIDQLRIFFLLAFCILLIACVNFMNLSTAKSEKRAREVGVRKAIGSSRNNLVGQFMFESVLLTTLSMMVAFVLIEVSLPYFNNLLGITLGIDYSDYKFWSVFLGLTLLTAIIAGSYPAFYLSSFDPVKVLKGFKLSGGSSLSIRKFLVVFQFVFAACIIVCTAVIYQQLNYIKNKPIGYNRTNLVQIPTEGEFAKPEKRKILRDELMKAGAITAFTEYSQSLTAGGNNTYGISWPGKNAKDKVLVNFRFTNLDLTKTTGMEILQGRDFSKEFVDTANVLVNEALVKVMGMKDPVGKMISWDQPIRIIGVLKDYVMESPYQKAAPLLIAQNPDRATTIIMRLNDKNNITTSVNQISEAIKKLNPSYPAEVKFVDENFKAKFRNEQLLGTLSNWFGGFAIFISCLGLLGLALFMAEQRKKEISIRKVLGASTANILTLLNKDFIKLVAIANIIAFPLAYIIINKWLSAYEYRINVSALPFIAAITLSVLIAILTVSIQSVKVAKANPVDALKYE
- a CDS encoding ABC transporter permease translates to MFKLNLKIALRNLWRNKGITAINVGGLAIALAAFILVMLYFTYETSFDKSNPNYKNIYVVGRIYPDFKTNYTPPPLAKAIKQHFPEVEKAGITKGSFFELVLKNGKNTIFTNNFMQADYAAAEILDLKPTGGLERPAGNEERVSYLSKESMKTLFPNKTDNKPEMVIVGSSVMGITSKINGSIVNNTHSNVTFDGISIGNEIGQGENYGHNNYTTYIQVKPGTDVANLTEKITSLYRAELLKEETDRETIDKIKGISTFLDPLSNQHLKPKAGNDAPYKILIALSVLGVLILVIASVNFTNLSIAQATKRAKEVGVKKVMGAYRFQLTTQFLVEILMQCFAATILALILAELALPGFNNLFLLKLSIWHVDNGLLWQLPLILLLITLIAGIYPAMVLSGFKPALVLKGNFSTSKQSYWLRNGLLVFQFSIAVIFIIGLFIINAQLKYMRSQDLGFKAEQVVYIKNINLFNNPAKFEPVRERMLKIPGIKSATVATGIPNGAANGTNTYTSNGVQASIDYLDVDFDYFETLDIKLKEGRFFSKSFKTDTANSAVINESAAAKYGLTNPIGQTISGCHTDYKIVGVIKDFKAQGFENATQPTIYAIKDPCGNAKMEIMLKIEENKMASALAALKAQWPEINKLDGEDFRYAFLDELYGKLFKKQEQLQSVFFAAAVLTIFIALLGLYAFAKYITNGRLKEIAVRKILGATDVQLLKLINSSFFILVVIANVISWPIAYVITNMWLKTFAYRIDFPVLPFVTTTLITILLTIITVSIQAKKAVNANPVDALKYE
- a CDS encoding ABC transporter permease codes for the protein MFKLNLKIALRNLWKNKTSSFINVIGLAIGLAACLMLLLYVTYEWNFDKQAKKSAQVYTTMTNIESDNKKISGTFEGSVTAFGPAIKAALPEVMYTARMDYGKENLIANGTNAFKRKSKFAEPDILKMYDYKFTSGDAKTALSSPNSIVLTESTAKLLFGNTDVLNKVVRFKDKYDLNITAVINDLAENSSNKFDYLMPWSFYESIDESAKSVNWGNYSYITLVMLKENADLTAVNKKIMG